The Bosea vestrisii genome segment GCGCCGAAATACCAACCGTTGGCATAGTAAGCTAAATCGTCGCGCATCCGTCCGCCGAACAGGTCGTAGACCGGTACCCCAAGCGAGCGCGCGCGAATGTCCCAGAGCGCCTGCTCGATGGCGCTAAGGCCGGCGCCGGCAATGCCGCCCGGGTTCTTCAGCCAGAACGACTGGTCGTACATCTCAGCAACCAGCGCGTTGATGCCTGTAGCATTGGCGCCGATTACAAAACGGGCGCAGAGATCCTTGATCATTCCGGCAGCACCGGTTCCGCCGCAGCCGTAGGAGATCGCTGTCTCTCCCAGGCCGACAATGCCTTCGTAGGTTTCGAGCTTGACAATAACTGGCTTAAGGCCCTGGCCCTGCACGGAGTATACGGTGGCGGATTTTATTTTCACGGTTCTGTCCCAATTCAGCTGCGAATGGCGCCTGCTGGCGCCTCAAGATTGGCCCGCAGCTCGCGATGGAGACCGGCCGCCTCCTCGAGCCAGCCGACCCTCAACTCGGCGACGGAAGAGCGGAGGAGCGCGGTATAGGGGTGCTGCGGATCGCCGAGAACCTCGGAGGTCGCGCCGTGCTCGACGACGTCTCCGCCGCGCAGCACCATGATCTTGTCAGACATGCTGGCGACGGCCGAAAGGTCGTGGCTGATGAAGATCACGCCGATGTCGAGGCGGATCTTGAGATCGTCGATCAGCCTTAGCACCGCGTCAGACACGATGTTGTCGAGCGCCGAGGTGATCTCGTCGCAGATGAGGACGTCGGGATCGGCAGCGAGGGAGCGTGCGAGGTTGACCCGCTGCTTTTCTCCGCCCGACAACTGGCTGGGCTTGCGGGACACATAATGCGCCGGGAGTTGCACGCATTCGAGCAACTCCGCGATCCGCGCATCGCGGCGGCCTTTGGACGTTTCGCCGTAGAACTCGAGCACGCGCCCGAGGATGCGCCCGACCGTATGATGCCGGTTGAGCGAGGTGTCCGCCGACTGGAACGTGATCTGGATCGCCTTGCGCGTCGCCTGCGAACGGCTGCGCACATCCCCCGCCACGGGCACGCCGTCGAGGATAACCTCGCCTTCGCTGGCCGCCGTCAGGCCCGCGACAGCGCGAGCGAAGGTGCTTTTGCCGGACCCGGATTCACCGATGACCGCGATCATCTCGCCGCGATGCAGACGCATCGAGGCGCCCCTGAGCGCGCTGATGCCTGCCGAGCCGTGGCGCGAGGCATAGTTCACGCCGAGGTTCCTGACCTCGAGCAGCGGCGCGGCCCCGCTTCTGCCGGCGCCGACCGGCCGCCGCGCCGGATCAAAGCGGCGATGCATGTGAAGCAGCGCCTGCGTGTAGTCGTGGGCGGGGCGGTTCAGGATATCGTCCACGGACCCTTCCTCGACGACCACTCCCTGGCGCATCACGAGGACATGGGTGGCGACCTGTACGACCTGGGCGATGTCGTGCCCGACGAGGATCGCGGCCGTGCGGTTGGCGCCGATGCCGGACTTCAGCGCCTTCAGCACCTCGACCTGCGTCGTGGCGTCGAGAGCGCTGGTCGGCTCGTCGCAAACCAGGACATCCGGACGCTCCTGCAGACCCATCGCGATCATGAAGCGCTGAAGCTGCCCGCCGGACACCTCATGCGG includes the following:
- a CDS encoding ABC transporter ATP-binding protein, which translates into the protein MTLLDIRNLSLRSDRGVPILRSVSLSLEPGQVVALIGASGSGKTTLALSVLGLLRPGIVQEAGEILYKGRDILRMKAGELNSLRGRELSYIAQSAATSFNPRIRLEQQVTESSRIHRTMTQAEARGRAEAMYRTLDLPETAGFSARYPHEVSGGQLQRFMIAMGLQERPDVLVCDEPTSALDATTQVEVLKALKSGIGANRTAAILVGHDIAQVVQVATHVLVMRQGVVVEEGSVDDILNRPAHDYTQALLHMHRRFDPARRPVGAGRSGAAPLLEVRNLGVNYASRHGSAGISALRGASMRLHRGEMIAVIGESGSGKSTFARAVAGLTAASEGEVILDGVPVAGDVRSRSQATRKAIQITFQSADTSLNRHHTVGRILGRVLEFYGETSKGRRDARIAELLECVQLPAHYVSRKPSQLSGGEKQRVNLARSLAADPDVLICDEITSALDNIVSDAVLRLIDDLKIRLDIGVIFISHDLSAVASMSDKIMVLRGGDVVEHGATSEVLGDPQHPYTALLRSSVAELRVGWLEEAAGLHRELRANLEAPAGAIRS